Within the Pseudomonas mendocina genome, the region TGGGATGGCGTTTGCTCATGATGCAGTCCTCGACTCGAGAATCCGAGTCTAGGGCTGTCATTGCCGCACGACGAATTGCTCCTGACTATGGAGCAGATAGGTCCGCGGAGGCTGTTAAAGGCGCAACTGACCGATGGCCTTGTTCAATTCGCCTGCCAGTTGTGCGAGCTGCTGGCTGGTCGCGGCCGATTCGAGGGTTTGGCCGACTGTCTGCTCGGTAACGTCGCGGATGCCGACCACCGAGCGACTCATCTCCTCGGCCACCTGGCTCTGCTGAGTTGCAGCCACGGCAATTTGGGTATTGCTGTCACGCATCATGGCTACGGCAGCAGTGATCGCGGCGAGCGACTCGCCGGCCTCCTGCGCCAGTTGTACACAGTGATTGGCGTTTTCTGAGCTTTCGCGCATGAACTCCACGGCGTCGCGGGTGCCGCCCTGCAGGTTGCCGATCATCTGGGTGATTTCGTCGGTGGAGTCCTGCACGCGCTTGGCCAGGTTGCGCACCTCGTCGGCGACCACGGCAAAGCCACGGCCCATTTCACCGGCGCGGGCTGCTTCGATGGCTGCGTTGAGGGCCAGCAGGTTGGTTTGCTCGGCGATGCCGTGAATCACTCCGACCACGCGGCTGATGTGCTGGCTGTCCTCGGCCAGTCGCTCGATGCTGCCTGCGCTTTGTTGCACACCACGTGACAACGCAGCGATGGACTGTTCGACGCGTCCGACCACCTGCTGACCTGCACGGGCCAGTTGATCGGCGTTCAGCGACTGGTCGCGGGTAGTGCCGGCGTGATCGGCGATATGCTGCACAGTCGCCGACATCTCGTTGATCGCGGTGGCGGCCTGGTCGGTTTCGCTTTGCTGGCTGAGCATGCCCTGGCGCACTGCGCCCATGCGCTCGGCCATGTCGCGGGTACCGCTGTTCAGCTCGCTGGCGACCTGGCCGACGGTGCCGACCACACGCTGGTAGCCGGCCTGCATGGCATTGAACGCTGCGGCCATCTGGCCGACTTCATCGGAGCTCTCCAGCGGTACGCGCAGCGACAGGTCGCCGCTGCGCTCGGCCTGCAGCATGACGTCCTTGAGGGTATTGAGGTGGCTCAGAAGAAAACGGATCAACAATTGCGAGGCGGCCAGCAGCAACAGCATCAGCACCGCGACTGCCAGGGCGTAGGTCAGGGCGTGCTGGGCGAACAGGTCGAGATAACTGGGGGCGCGAGCGCTGACCGCCAGGTTGCGTCCATCGCTGAGTGTGATGCGCTGGGCGCCGATCACGGGCGAAGTGCCGAACCAGGCGTCGTGTTGCAATGCCTGCCAGCCGCTGGCATCGGGTGCGCCTTGAGAATCGGGCAGACTGTTGCCTTGCAGCACCTGGATATTGGCCGCGCTGGGCAGGGTCGCCTGCTGCGGCCACTGTTGCAGCAGACGGGCCTGCTCGGCGGCGGTTTGCCTGGCATCGGCGCTACGGGACTGCTGTTCGGTATGCAGGGCGAACAGCACCAACATCAGGCTGATGACGAAGGCAACGGCGTTGACCGCCCAGAATTTGTACTTGAGAGAAAGGTTGCTGATCCAGGCGCCCATGCTGTTGTTATCCGTCTCGCTGCGTTCACTGTTGGCTATTTGCCAGCAGTATGCCGGGGAAAGCAGTCAGAGTCTTGACGTCAATCAAAACTCTGGTGCTGCTCTCTTTAGTATGGCCGGCATATTGAAGAACGCCCGGGCGCAGGCCGTGGTTTGTGCAGCCAGAGCTTGTTCGCTCTGGCCACGATGCAGCGCTACTTCTCGCAGTACCTCGCCGAGGTAAGCCGGCTCGTTACGCCCGCTCCTGGGCTTTGGCCGCAAGCTGCGCGGCAGCAGGAAGGGGGCGTCGGTCTCCAGCATCAGGCGCTCGCCAGGAATATCCTTGAGCAGCGGGTGCAGGTGCGTGCCACGACGTTCGTCGCAAACCCAGCCGGTGATACCGATATGCAGGTCGAGATCGAGATAGGCATAGAGTGCGCGGCGCTCGCCAGTGAAGCAGTGCACCACCGCAGCGGGCAACTGATCGCGGTAACTACGCAGAATTTCCAGCATGCGTTGGCTGGCTTCGCGTTCGTGGAGAAACACCGGCATCTGCAACTCCACAGCCAGCGCCAGCTGTTCTTCCAGCGCCTTTTCCTGTGCGGGGCGCGGGGAGAAGTCACGATCGAAATCCAGCCCGCACTCTCCGACGGCGCGCACTTGCGGCTGCGCCAACAGAGACTTGAGGGCCGCGCTGCTGGCGCTGTTCCACGTACTGGCATCGTGAGGGTGGACACCAGCGGTGCAGAACAGGCGTTCGCCACTGGTATCCAGCTGTCGGCAAAGTGCGAGGCTGGCCTCGCTTTCGTTCAGACTGGTGCCGGTCAGCACCATCTGGCACACGCCTGCGGCGTAGGCCCGCTCGAGTAGCGCTTCGGCCTGCACGGCGAGGCTGGGGTGGGTGAGATTGACGGCAATATCGATGAGCTGCATGGTGCCACCTGTTGAAAGCGAAAGGGCAGAATAGCAGAAGCCGTCCATTCGTCAGAAAGTCGATTTAAAACAATAACTTGTTCGCCATTTTTAAGGTTGATGCAAGGTTTTGGGGTGGCGCTGTGACGCTTGGCTGTGCCAATCTCCGCGCCCCTGCCAGCTTTGGGAACTTGTTCGGCGGGCGTAAGGTCTGAAGCCGTCTGTCGCGCATCGGCGAGCAGCAGGCCACCAAGAGGCTTCGGCGGCCAACCGCCTTCCCTGGAGAATCGATGTCGCGATTGCTGCTGATCCTGTGTCTGTTGGCCATGCTGCCGCTGCCGGTCAGCGCACGCCTGGCCGGCCCGCCTGAGGTTGGCAGCCAGACTCGCAGTACCCGCGATCTACCGGCGATTCGTAGCAGCGGCGAGTTGCGTGTACTGGTCAATCAGAGCCGCAACAGTTCGGGCTCGGTCAAGGGCCAGAGCATCGGTGTCGAGTACCACCGTCTGCGCGCTTTCGAGCAATACCTCAATCGCAATTCTCGTGACGGTCGCAACCTTACGCTGAAGATCATTCCCAAGGCCAAGGATCAGTTGCTTGGCGCCTTGCAGCGCGGCGAGGGCGATCTGGTCGCGCCCGGCGAGTTGCTCAATGTTCGGACCGGGCACGATGTCAGCGCCAGTACGGCGATTCGCCGTGAAGTACCACTGGTGCTGGTTTCCAAGCAGGGCAACCGACATTACCGCAGCCTCGAGCAGTTGGCGGGGCGTAGCCTGTCCCTGCCGGCAGGCAGCGCTGTGGGGGAGGCGTTGCGCCGTATCAATCAGCAACTCGCCGACCGCAAGCTGCCGCCTATAGTCGTCGAGTGGGTCGATCCCACCCTGGCTGTCGAGGATGTGCTGGAGATGGTCCAGGCCGGTATCTTCGAGCGTACCGCGGTGGAGCTGCCGATCGCCGAGCGCTGGGCCAAGGTGATGCCCAAGCTGCGTGTCGACAGGCATCTGGTCCTGGCGCGTGACGGTGACATGAAGTGGTTCGTGCGTCCTGATGCGCCGATGCTGCGTGCCAGCATCGACCGCTTCTTCAGCAGCTATCAGTCACCGTCCGATCAGGACGCCGCCTTCCAGCGTGTCTATCGCCGCCTGTACAAGGTGCATTCACCGCTGGGACGCGCCGAGCGACAGCGCCTGGAGAAGGTGCGTCCGGTGTTGCAGCAGCATGCCGAGCAGCAGGGCTTCGATTGGCTGATGCTGGCCGCGCTGGCATTCAAGGAGTCGACCTTGAACCCGTCGGCACGTGGCGCCAGCGGCGCAACCGGACTGATGCAGATCACCCCGGCGGCAGCGCGCAGTGTCGGGGTGGGCAGCATTCAGAGCATCAACGACAACGTCCAGGCCAGCAGCAAATACCTGGCGATGATTCGCCGCAATTTCTTCAATAGCCCGCAGCTCAACGAGCGCGAGCGCATGGCCTTCGTGCTGGCGGGCTACAACCTGGGCCCGCAACGGGTGCAGAGTCTGCGTGCCGAGGCGCGCAGGCGGGGCCTGAATCCCAATCAATGGTTCTTTCAGGTCGAACGTGTGGCCATGGAACAGATGGGCATGGGTGTGGTGAGTTATGTGAACGCGGTGAATAAGTACTACCTTGCTTATGACCGTGAACGCTATTTGCTCGAACCGCAGGGACGGCGTCTGACGGCCAAATAGATATCTATTTATTCGATTTTTATAAGCGGTATTTTGCTATTTTTTAATCGAATAAATTGGATATTCTGTGCGCCATCCAACCCACACACCAAAGGAAGCCTTGCAATGAACAATCTGATCAAAAGCATCACCGCCAGCCAAGCCGGCTTGGGTATCACCATCCTGCGCATCATTGCCGGCATCACCTTTGCTGCCCACGGCTCGCAGAAGCTGTTCGGCTGGTTCGGCGGCTACGGGCTGGCGGGTGTCGCGCAATGGATGGAAAGCATTGGCCTGGCTCCCGGCTACCTGATGGCGCTGATGGCCGGTAGCGCCGAGTTCTTTGGTGGTGTGGCACTGATCATCGGCCTGCTGGTACGCCCGGCGGCTGCAGTACTGGCGGTGACCATGCTGGTGGCGATCTTCACCGTGCACCTGGCCAATGGCTTCTTCATGAGCAACAACGGCTACGAGTTCGCCCTGGCGCTGCTGGCCATCAGCGTGGCGCTGGTGTTCGAAGGTGCCGGCAAGCTGTCTGTCGATGGCAAGCTAGCGCGCTGATTCAGCCCGGCAGCAAACGAGAAGGCCCGCCAATGCGGGCCTTCTTGCGTTTGTCTTTAGCGATCAGGCCGTAGCAGCCTGCTCGGCTTTCTTCTCCTGGGCAACCACCTGTTGCGCCAGCTCGATCATCTGTTCACGCATCCAGCGGTTAGCCGGATCCTGGTCGGTGCTTTCATGCCAGTACAGGTGGGTTTCCAGCGTCGGCACGTCGCCGACCGGCAAGGTCACGTGGTGCAGGTTGTGGCGGCGGGCGAAGCGTTCCGGCACGGTCATCACCATATCGGTCTGCTGCATCACGCTGCTGGCCATCAGATAGTGCTGCGAGCGCAGGGCGATCTTGCGCTGAATACCCATTTTGCCCAAGGCCAGATCCACGTAGCCAAGGCCGCTGCGGCGGCTGGAGATGTGGATGTGGGTCAGCGACAGGTATTCGTCGAGGCTGATCTTTTCCTTGGCCAGCGGGTGTCCCTGGCGCATGGCGCAGACGTAGCGATCATCCAGTAGCTTGACGTGGCGAACCTGCGGGTCGGTGTTGAGTGGTGCATCAACGGCAAAATCGAGGCGGCCGGCGGCCAGCTCCTTGGTGGTTTCACGGCGTTTGGCCAGGAAGCTCTCGATGCACACGCTCGGTGCCAGGCGGCGCAGGCGCTGGAACAGCGGCGGCAGAAGAATCTGCTCGGACAGGTCGGTCATGCTGATGCGATAGGTCTTGCCGGCCTGCTGCGGATTGAACGTACGGCTTTCTTGCACGGAGACGCGCAGCAGCTGCAGGGCGTTGCGCACCGGGCCGATGATGTTCTGCGCCATGGGCGTCGGCACCATGCCCTGGGCGGTGCGCACGAACAGCGGATCGTTGAAGGTTTCGCGCAGGCGGGCGAGGGCGTTGGACACCGCCGGCTGGGTAATGCCGACGATCTGTCCGGCACGGGTCAGGTTGGCCTCGGTGTAAATGGCGTCGAAGACGATGAAGAGATTCAGGTCCACCTTGGTCAGGTTCATGCCGGCTGTGCTCCAGGGGCGTCGATATCAGTCGATCATATATCGGTTATGAATGTTCATACACGCTGAAAATAGGTTCGATAAATCTTAAGCGCTGTTCTAGCATCATTTCCACAACCTCTCACCCCTTTGTCACAAAACAGGTAACCCCATGGATTTTGCCTATTCCCCTAAGGTTCAAGAGCTGCGTGAACGTGTCAGCGCCTTCATGGAGGCGCACGTCTATCCGGCTGAAGCGGTGTTCGAGCAGCAAGTGGCCGAAGGTGATCGCTGGCAGCCGACCGCGATCATGGAAGAGCTGAAGAGCAAGGCCAAAGCCGAAGGCCTGTGGAACCTGTTCCTGCCCGAGTCCGACTACGGTGCGGGCCTGACCAATACCGAATACGCGCCACTGGCCGAGATCATGGGCCGCTCGCTGATCGGCCCGGAGCCGTTCAACTGCGCCGCGCCGGACACCGGCAACATGGAGGTGCTGGTGCGCTACGGCAACGAGGCGCAGAAGCAGCAATGGCTGGAGCCGCTGCTGTCTGGCGAGATTCGTTCTGCCTTCGCCATGACCGAGCCAGGCGTGGCCTCCAGCGACGCCACGAACATGCAGGCCAACGCTCGCCGTGAAGGTGACGAGTGGGTGATCAACGGCCGCAAATGGTGGACCTCGGGCGCCTGCGACCCGCGCTGCAAGGTGATGATCTTCATGGGCCTGACCAATCCGGACGCGCCGCGTCACCAACAGCACTCGATGATTCTGGTGCCGATGGATGCCCCGGGCGTCACCGTGTTGCGTCCGCTGCCGGTGTTCGGCTACGACGATGCCCCGCATGGCCATGCCGAAGTGTTGTTCGAGAACGTACGCGTGCCTTACGAGAACGTGCTGCTGGGCGAGGGGCGTGGCTTCGAGATTGCCCAGGGCCGCCTAGGCCCTGGCCGTATCCACCACTGCATGCGCTCGATCGGCATGGCCGAGCGAGCCCTGGAATTGATGTGCAAGCGCGCCGTGAGCCGCACCGCCTTCGGCAAACCACTGGCGCGCCTGGGCGGCAATATCGACCACATCGCCGATTCGCGCATGGAAATCAACCAGGCACGTCTGCTGACGCTGAACGCGGCCTATATGATGGATACCGTCGGCAACAAGATCGCGGCCAGCGAGATTGCCCAGATCAAGGTAGTGGCGCCCAACGTCGCGCTCAAGGTGATCGACCGGGCGATCCAGGTGCATGGCGGTGCCGGTGTTTCCAATGACTTCCCGCTGGCGTACTGGTACGCCATGCAGCGCACCCTGCGTCTGGCTGACGGTCCGGACGAGGTGCACCGTGCGGCCATCGGCAAGTACGAGATCGGCAAGTACGTACCGCGCGAGATGATGAAGGCCAGCCGCTGATTCGGCTGCACGAAAAAAGGCCCGCTTTGCGGGCCTTTTTATGTCTGCAAGGTCAGGGCAAGCTGTCGTCCGAGCGCTGTGCCTGGCCCAGCCAACCGAGGCGCATATGCAGTTGCGCGGCGAAGGTGCGTGCTGCCAGTTCTTCCTGAAAGGTCAGGGTGCGACGCCCGAATCGTACCTGCCAGAGCCGTTGGCCCTGGCGCTCGATGAGTTCTATGCAGACTTCGGGCATCGCTTCTCCTCAGGTCGTGCTGGCCTTGTCTCGCGTCTTCAGCAGCGACAGGAGTACACCGCCGGCCAGCAGCCCCAAGGTTACGCCAAGTGAGAGCAGGGCGGGAACCTTGATCAGGTCGTGCAGGAAGATCTTGCTGCCGATGTACATCAGCACCAGCGCCAGGGCGTACTTCAGGTAGATGAAGCGGTGCATCAGTGCCGCCAGGGCGAAGTACAGGGCGCGCAGGCCGAGAATGGCGAAGATGTTCGAGGTGTAGACGATGAACGGATCCTGCGAAATGGCCAGCACGGCCGGTACGCTGTCCACGGCGAAGACCAGGTCGGCCAGCTCGATCAGCACCAGTGCCAGCAGCAGCGGGGTGGCGTATAGCAACGGCTTGCCGTTGACCTTGTCCTTCAGGCGCACCAGGAACTTGCCTTCGTGCAGGTCGTCGGTGACGCGAATGTGCTTGCGCACGAAGCGGATCACCGGATTCTGCGCCAGATCCGGATGCGACTCTTCGTCACCGCCGCTGCGCAACATCTTGATGCCGCTGAACAGCAGGAAGGCACCGAAGATGTAGAGAATCCAGTCGAACTGCTGCACCAGGGCCGTGCCCAGGCCGATCATGATCGCGCGCAGCACGATCACCCCGAGGATGCCCCAGAACAGTACTCGGTGCTGGTACTTACGTGGGATGTTGAAGTAGCCGAGGATCATCGCCATGACGAAGACGTTGTCCATCGACAGCGATTGTTCCACCAGAAAGCCGGTGTAGTACTCCATCGCCTTGGTACCGCCGAGTTGCCACCAGATCCAGCCGCCGAAAGCGACACCGACGCTGAAGTAACCGGAGTACAGCAACAAGCTTTCGCGCATCTCGATCTCATGCTGATCGCGATGCAGCACGCCGAGGTCGAGTACCAGAAGAGTGATGATCAGTACCAGGAAGGCCAGCCAGAACCAGCCGGGTGTACCGAAGATGGGGGATGTCAAAAAGGCAAGTAGAGCGTCCATGAGCCCTCCCTTATGTCTGCCTGAGTTGAAAGAAAATTCACTCAGTGACTCCGACATCACGGTGAGAAGACTCACCGCCAGAGGGGCCCGGCGTCACGCGGTGCAAAGGCTAACGCCGAGTCGACAGGCTGCCAAGCCCCCTGGAGAGGAATATTTTCTGGCGTCAGTAAACCCAGACTTCGACGCGGCGATTACGGATGCGGCCGTTGTCCTGATCATTGGCCGCCACCGGCAGCTCACTGCCCAGGCCGGTGATTTCACGAAACAGCACGCCTTGCTTGGCAAGCTCGCGTCGTACCGCCATGGCCCGCAGTTTTGACAGCAGTTCGGCGCGCTCGGGGTCGTTCTTCGGGTCGCCGAAACCAACCAGCACCACCTTGTTCTGCAGCTTGTCGTGCTGCTTGAGGTAATCCAGTACGCGCTGCAGGTCACGGTGAGCCTTGTTGTCCAGCGTCGCGCTGCCTTCCTGGAAGCGGAAATTCACTGACAGCCGCTGCGCCTGCTGCGCCAGTTGCCGATAATGCGTCGGCATCTGTGGATCTGTCGCGACCTTCACCGCCTGCACGGTCTGGGCGATGAAGCCGCTGTCGGCGACGATGGCCTGGCCACGAGTGCTGTGGGCGAAGTCGATCAGCGCACGCGCCCAGGGATTGGTCAGCTGTGGGTCGTTGTAGAGAAACAGGCGACGCGCCAGCGGATAATCCTCGGTAGCGATCAGTGTGTTGCTCGGCAGCATGGGCTGCGAATTACCAGCCGCGACGGCGACTGCCTTGGCCTGGCGAATGTAGGGCAGGCCTATGAAACCGATGCCGTTGGGGTCGCGGCTGACCGAGTCGGACAGCTGATTGCTCGACTCGAAGCGTTGCGCACTGGCCGCGAGGGTGCGTCCGCCCGCAGCCAGCACCAACTCCTTGAAGGTGTCATAGGTGCCGGAATTATCGTCGCGAGCATAGGGGCGAACCTTGCCTGGTTTGCCACCCAGTGCTGCCCAGTCGTCGATTTCGCCAGAGAAGAGTTTTGCGATCTGCTCCACGCTCAGTGCAGCGACAGGGTTGGACGGGTGAACGATGATCGCCAGTCCGTCG harbors:
- a CDS encoding methyl-accepting chemotaxis protein, with the translated sequence MGAWISNLSLKYKFWAVNAVAFVISLMLVLFALHTEQQSRSADARQTAAEQARLLQQWPQQATLPSAANIQVLQGNSLPDSQGAPDASGWQALQHDAWFGTSPVIGAQRITLSDGRNLAVSARAPSYLDLFAQHALTYALAVAVLMLLLLAASQLLIRFLLSHLNTLKDVMLQAERSGDLSLRVPLESSDEVGQMAAAFNAMQAGYQRVVGTVGQVASELNSGTRDMAERMGAVRQGMLSQQSETDQAATAINEMSATVQHIADHAGTTRDQSLNADQLARAGQQVVGRVEQSIAALSRGVQQSAGSIERLAEDSQHISRVVGVIHGIAEQTNLLALNAAIEAARAGEMGRGFAVVADEVRNLAKRVQDSTDEITQMIGNLQGGTRDAVEFMRESSENANHCVQLAQEAGESLAAITAAVAMMRDSNTQIAVAATQQSQVAEEMSRSVVGIRDVTEQTVGQTLESAATSQQLAQLAGELNKAIGQLRL
- a CDS encoding TatD family hydrolase, whose amino-acid sequence is MQLIDIAVNLTHPSLAVQAEALLERAYAAGVCQMVLTGTSLNESEASLALCRQLDTSGERLFCTAGVHPHDASTWNSASSAALKSLLAQPQVRAVGECGLDFDRDFSPRPAQEKALEEQLALAVELQMPVFLHEREASQRMLEILRSYRDQLPAAVVHCFTGERRALYAYLDLDLHIGITGWVCDERRGTHLHPLLKDIPGERLMLETDAPFLLPRSLRPKPRSGRNEPAYLGEVLREVALHRGQSEQALAAQTTACARAFFNMPAILKRAAPEF
- a CDS encoding MltF family protein, yielding MSRLLLILCLLAMLPLPVSARLAGPPEVGSQTRSTRDLPAIRSSGELRVLVNQSRNSSGSVKGQSIGVEYHRLRAFEQYLNRNSRDGRNLTLKIIPKAKDQLLGALQRGEGDLVAPGELLNVRTGHDVSASTAIRREVPLVLVSKQGNRHYRSLEQLAGRSLSLPAGSAVGEALRRINQQLADRKLPPIVVEWVDPTLAVEDVLEMVQAGIFERTAVELPIAERWAKVMPKLRVDRHLVLARDGDMKWFVRPDAPMLRASIDRFFSSYQSPSDQDAAFQRVYRRLYKVHSPLGRAERQRLEKVRPVLQQHAEQQGFDWLMLAALAFKESTLNPSARGASGATGLMQITPAAARSVGVGSIQSINDNVQASSKYLAMIRRNFFNSPQLNERERMAFVLAGYNLGPQRVQSLRAEARRRGLNPNQWFFQVERVAMEQMGMGVVSYVNAVNKYYLAYDRERYLLEPQGRRLTAK
- a CDS encoding DoxX family protein; this translates as MNNLIKSITASQAGLGITILRIIAGITFAAHGSQKLFGWFGGYGLAGVAQWMESIGLAPGYLMALMAGSAEFFGGVALIIGLLVRPAAAVLAVTMLVAIFTVHLANGFFMSNNGYEFALALLAISVALVFEGAGKLSVDGKLAR
- a CDS encoding LysR family transcriptional regulator, producing MNLTKVDLNLFIVFDAIYTEANLTRAGQIVGITQPAVSNALARLRETFNDPLFVRTAQGMVPTPMAQNIIGPVRNALQLLRVSVQESRTFNPQQAGKTYRISMTDLSEQILLPPLFQRLRRLAPSVCIESFLAKRRETTKELAAGRLDFAVDAPLNTDPQVRHVKLLDDRYVCAMRQGHPLAKEKISLDEYLSLTHIHISSRRSGLGYVDLALGKMGIQRKIALRSQHYLMASSVMQQTDMVMTVPERFARRHNLHHVTLPVGDVPTLETHLYWHESTDQDPANRWMREQMIELAQQVVAQEKKAEQAATA
- a CDS encoding acyl-CoA dehydrogenase yields the protein MDFAYSPKVQELRERVSAFMEAHVYPAEAVFEQQVAEGDRWQPTAIMEELKSKAKAEGLWNLFLPESDYGAGLTNTEYAPLAEIMGRSLIGPEPFNCAAPDTGNMEVLVRYGNEAQKQQWLEPLLSGEIRSAFAMTEPGVASSDATNMQANARREGDEWVINGRKWWTSGACDPRCKVMIFMGLTNPDAPRHQQHSMILVPMDAPGVTVLRPLPVFGYDDAPHGHAEVLFENVRVPYENVLLGEGRGFEIAQGRLGPGRIHHCMRSIGMAERALELMCKRAVSRTAFGKPLARLGGNIDHIADSRMEINQARLLTLNAAYMMDTVGNKIAASEIAQIKVVAPNVALKVIDRAIQVHGGAGVSNDFPLAYWYAMQRTLRLADGPDEVHRAAIGKYEIGKYVPREMMKASR
- a CDS encoding TerC family protein, producing MDALLAFLTSPIFGTPGWFWLAFLVLIITLLVLDLGVLHRDQHEIEMRESLLLYSGYFSVGVAFGGWIWWQLGGTKAMEYYTGFLVEQSLSMDNVFVMAMILGYFNIPRKYQHRVLFWGILGVIVLRAIMIGLGTALVQQFDWILYIFGAFLLFSGIKMLRSGGDEESHPDLAQNPVIRFVRKHIRVTDDLHEGKFLVRLKDKVNGKPLLYATPLLLALVLIELADLVFAVDSVPAVLAISQDPFIVYTSNIFAILGLRALYFALAALMHRFIYLKYALALVLMYIGSKIFLHDLIKVPALLSLGVTLGLLAGGVLLSLLKTRDKASTT
- a CDS encoding substrate-binding domain-containing protein translates to MPRALSADRDLWGRTLSLLLIGFICYALPLSVFASALPASEGNQPVLRIQGSNTIGAKLAPELVRGLFEAQGLQDIHSEDGARENEQRVLARQVDGRLVVVEIAAHGSGTGFAALKDGSAHLAASSRPIKDSEAASLASLGDLRSPQGEQVIAIDGLAIIVHPSNPVAALSVEQIAKLFSGEIDDWAALGGKPGKVRPYARDDNSGTYDTFKELVLAAGGRTLAASAQRFESSNQLSDSVSRDPNGIGFIGLPYIRQAKAVAVAAGNSQPMLPSNTLIATEDYPLARRLFLYNDPQLTNPWARALIDFAHSTRGQAIVADSGFIAQTVQAVKVATDPQMPTHYRQLAQQAQRLSVNFRFQEGSATLDNKAHRDLQRVLDYLKQHDKLQNKVVLVGFGDPKNDPERAELLSKLRAMAVRRELAKQGVLFREITGLGSELPVAANDQDNGRIRNRRVEVWVY